The window CCTCCCTCACTTGCCTCAGCCTGGCCCTGGAAGACACTGACTGAGAATGTCCCCTAAATGGCCTCTGCCAGCCAGAGCTCTGTGTATAGATTCTGGGATGCTCCTTGCTGGTTCTTTGATACCTAAAAGGGCACCTCTGCCCACACACCTGGGAAAGGGGCTCTCTAAATCCAAGCCAGGAACTCTGATTTGTGTCAATCATAGGATGACTGACCTAAGGGGGAGCAGACCTACCCCTCTCACCAAAAGAGCCTATATTTCTCTCTTTAGCACCCACTGTTCCTGGTGACTCCCACTGGAAAATCCCAGCAGATAGCTTGAGCCCTTCTGCCTATGTAGTCAGAAACTAAGCCACCTGCCTCTTGGAGCAAGCTGAGACAACACACTCTGTCCATCCAAAAAGGCAAAGAAGGCCATGCCACCTACTGTGGCTGAACTGGGATGAAGATTACGTTTTGGTTACTATCCTAGTGGGTAGAGGTATTAATCTCCAGGAACCTTTCTTCCCTCGGGAATCTCTTTCCCCTCCTAGTCTTTTTCCATTCCTGGAAAGGTTCCTTGTGGTTAGAATTTGGAGACCAAATCCCAAGTTCCCACCTCCTTCCTTTCATCCAGCCCAACTCTGGTATTTCCCCAGGGCTTCTTCATGTCAGATGCACCCAAGTCCTTAGCCCAACTGTGCCACCTGCAGAAATCTGCTCTTGCATTTTTGCCCTCCCTACGAGGGGAGGGATCTACTTCAGGCCCTTCTGTGCATTGCCTGCCGGGATACCTTGTCCAACCAACTACCCACCTCAACTCCCCTGTAGCTTAGGACATAAGCAAGCTACCGGCAGTACAGAGCAGTGATCAAAGCTGAGTACTTACAAATCTGGTCAGCCAAACACTTCCACTCAACCCTTCTGCTTCATGAAGGCATATGTTGGGGGTGAACTTCTTGAGACTAATCATCGGACTTCTTCAAAagtcttcttcctgaagacagacCCAGCCTTTGTGGCTTTCATTCTCCTCTCTGGTACAGCTGCATCTCTCTCGGAGGAATGAGGGGCTGCAGGAATCCCTGGAGACCTTGGTGCTTCACGATGCTGCTTGGGTGATTCTTGTACATAATCTTGTGTGCTCACCAATGATTTAAAGGAATCATGGTCAGAGTTGTCATGGGAGTGGTGGTCACTTGCGCTTCAAACCTTCAGTGAGAGGGTGGGAGGGAAAGAATGCTGAATCTTTTTTGGACGGGATGGggtttttctctttgtaattatttctttagTTTAACCTTTTGGTTGTTTGtgcaatattatatattttaaattataatgcaTCTCCCCAGAATATTTTGTagctgggaaaagaaaaaaggaaaaaaaaaaatctaacagctgttagttttgtaattaaaaaagaaagaaaaatgaactttgtCCTGAACCTTTTACAGACTTGCCGTTAACAGCATTAAAAAGATTCAACAGAAGCTGGAAGGTGTCTGGGGATCTGTCCTTGTcccccacagcagctgcactggATCCAGGGCAGGTGTACATACTGCAGGGGTGGCTTCAGCTTGGAACCTGATGGGGGAGGGACAGAGTAGGGAAGCAGCCTGGGTCCTGAGGAAGTCCCTTGTCCTCATCCCAAACTCAGCTTGGGCTTTGAGGTGAGGAAGGGACAGGCCCCCCAGCAGGCCTCTCACCAAGACAAGGAGTCAAAGAGGCCGTTTCTGCATTCCCAGTGCTTCGgcttttatttggaaaggaagttGCAAGAACAGTATTTCAATTGCTCttggtcatttttctctcttttcctccccccgTGTGTGTGTGATTTGGGGGGTTGTTTTAATTATCTAGTTAAACACCATGAAAACCACTTATCATGGTAAAGGAGAGGTCTAAATGAGGCCCTTTGGTTCcaagatcttaaagggaaagagaattaagacttgggggagggggggtgtaAGTAGATTTAGGGTAAACTTAAAAGTGTAAAATATATATCACCATTTAGAAGCAGGTTTTTGAGTTTGCTTTCTCCCCCTGCTTTATTGGGGAGGACTTGCTATTGCTTTTATCAAGTGTTTGCTAGCCATGGATGCCAACTAACTTCTTCGATTGAAGGCCGGAGGATCGTGTCTGGTTCCAGGAGCCGCTTGAGCAGGTCCTGGCATTCGGCCGAGATGCCCAGATGAGTGGGGAAGGACACCCCCTTCTGCTGCTGCCACAGCATCTTGGGGATGTCTGTGTCATCAAAAGGTAGGCTGGCACAGAGCATGACATACAGGACTACACCCATGCTCCAGACGTCACCCTTCCTGCTGTCGTGGGGAATGCCCTGCAGCACCTCAGGGGCGGCATAGGCTGTGCTGCCACAGAAGGTCTGACTCAGCTCCCGGCGTGACTTAGGCAGCACCTTGGCAAAGCCAAAGTCAGTCAATTTCAGGTTGAAGCCCTGCAGCAAGGCGTTCTCGCACTTGAGGTCCCGGTGGGCCACACCACAGCCATGGCAGTAACGGATGGCCTCAACCATCTGACGGAAGAGGGCCTTGGCCCGGCTCTCGGGCAGTGGCCCCCCATTCAGCACGCAGTCAAAGACATCCCCTCCCTCAGCCAGCTCCATCACCAGGTAGATTTTCCCGTCAGCAGACTCCAGCATCTCATACACCCGGATGATGTTCTTGTGGTCCAGGGTACGAACAATCTGGAGCTCCCGAGGCAGGAATCTCTGGATAAACTCTGAGGAGACAAAGGGAGTAGAAATGGGGAATCAAGTCCAGAAGGGCCTAACTCCCCACTACCATCTCCTGCCTTCCTCCTGTTTGCCTGTCTGCCTACCACATCTGGGTCTTGTTCCTTGGCTGCACTCTGCAAAGAATATTCACCTCGGTTATTCTTATGGTTAATATAATATGCAGGAAAATTACTCCATAAAGATGTGGGCAGCCTGTGTGGGATCAAAGTGCCTTGGAGACTTAACAGACAAAGCCATTGGACCTCAGTTATGGGGTCTGATTTGCCCACAGGAGTGAGCTAGCTCTTCCCATGCCTGCTTTCCTACCACCGTTCTTTCCATGAGCTGGGTCTTCCTTTTTCCCACCTctgcctggccttggcactggcTCCTGCCTTCTGATATTCCTGGTTGTGGCCTCTGCCAGTGTTTGTTCCCCTCCTGGAATAGGAAAGATCTGATAGCTCAGGTTCTGCTTCTGAGGACCCTTCATCTCCTGCCACTTCCTTTAATCTTGGACTTGGAAGGAGTAGTGCTCCTGAACTTCGAGCATCACTCTGTTCCCCACCTTCCTACCCCAAAGCCATATCTGGCTTGCTTTCCTTGGTTCCAGAGTAAAGGCCAGGAGGGAATGATTTTTCTGACCGGAGGAAGGATCTACCCATCTCAGCCAGCCCTCCCTTCCTCCAGAGGGGCCCCAGCTCACCTTCTGGCCCTCCCATCTTGTCTATAATTTTAATTGCCActtttctttggtgttttttggaaaatgcttctttGACTTTTGAGTAGGTCCCTTCCCCAATGGTCTTGCCCAGCTGGTACCCATTGGAGAGCAGAAAGTCCTCCATGCTTCTAGCGCCTCCTTCCTATCACCCTCTCAGCTCATGCTGCCTCCACGAGGCAGCtctactccaccatcaccctttgCCTGCTCCTTTTCCCCCCCAAGGACTTCATCCGCAGCCGCCCCCAACGCTAGAACATTCTCCGACTGAACACAGCCGCgggtggtggggagggagaggaccAGACATTTTTAAACTCCGGCCCAATTGTGATGTAAATGCTGTGTGACCCTTAGCCAAAATGGGCAGTGCCCCTACCggccctcaccaccaccaccaccaaaaccgGCGCAGTTAAGTCACGGCCTCCACTCGCTCCCGCCTGGCAATGAGTCGCGGTCCCGCCCGGGAGCGCATTCGGGGTATCTGTGTGCGGATGCCTCCTTGAGGCAAGCAGCCCTAGCCTCTTGTGCTTCCACCCGGTGGCTGGGGGTCAGCGTCATCCAATCTCAAGGCGCCAGGGTCAAGCGCCCTTCAGTTCTCGGTTCCTGTCCGCGCCAAGTGCCCTGGCAGTCGGGGGCGGCGAGAGGTTCCCCGGCGGGAGGAACGGGCTCTGTGAGGTCAGCGCGCCACGGCTTAGGTCACAATGCAGCCCTCCCCCTCGACGCCCGAGCCCGGACGCGCCGCAGACACCTCCCCGGCTCCACCGGGACCGGAGCGTCCTCTTGTGGCCAGGGCTCGGGCAGCTGCTTCCAGCTGGGACCGGCCTCGGCCACCGGCAGGTGAGCAACGGCCAGGGGGCAGACGCGGAGAGAGGGCGCCTGACCTGGGAGGACCTGACCGCCACTCCCCGCGCAGAGCGCCCCGGGGCCAGGACATGAGTGCCCAGGAGCCCCCGCGAGGTCGGAGATTCCCCATTGAGGCTGGAGACTCCCCTGGTCTTGCTGCTGCCCCCGAGTCCCAGGACAGCCCGGAGCCAGTAGCTACAGAGCACAATCCGGTCAGGTGAGGCCCGTGCCCCCACCGCGAGACCCGTCCTACGCCCAGGCCCTCCCCACCGCCCGGAGGTGTGCCCCCATAGACTGCTGCCCAGGTACATCTCCCTCACCGAGCCACTCCCAGCTCTACTTTACCCCTTTCTTCCCTCGGGTTTCCTGCATCTCACGCGCCATCCCCGGTACGCTCCCCAAATTCACACCCGAACCTCGGGGGACGCCAGGTGTGCTCCCGGGGTGGGCCAGGCTCCCGATCTCCTGTCGCGCCCCGCCCTCTCCAGGCCGCTTCGACGTTGCCCGGGCTGCCACTGCCTGACACTGCTGCACGTGCCCATCGACGTCTACTTGGCCATGGGCGGAAGCCCCCGGGCCCGCGCCACCTGAGTGCGCCTGCGCACAGCGGCTCCGCGGGAGCGGGCGGGGGCGAGGCTCGCCGCGGGCCCCACGCTGAGGTGGCGCGCGCGGAGCACGAGACAAtgatgcacattttaaaataaaagaatggtgCACATTTTAATAAAGCACAGCATAAACTGTTCTTTCCACTCCGGGCTGGCCGTGTATGTCTATCCGTCGGATCGGGTCCGCCGGCTGCTCGGCACCATCCAATAATTCCTTCCCTTCCGCCGCCTCCCCGCTGGGCCCCGGCCCTCCTGGGCCTGCCTTCCTCTGGCCCAGCGCCACACCCAGCCCACCCGGCATCCAACTTCCCACTCTTGTGGAGCCCTTCCTCCCTCTGCATCCTCTCCTCCGCCCTTTCCTTGACTCTCCAGTGAACTTCGCGTTACAAGAGCAGATCTGTACGAGAAGCTCGGGACTGGCGGGAGAGGTGAACGGACAGCTTAGACTAAAGGGAATGGCCACCCACTACTTGCCCATTTAATTCTCCCAATTAGGTTCTCCCACCTACTGCTTTGTCACCCTGGACACCTCTGACTTGGTCGGAGCCGTCAAGGGCTGCCCCAGTCCATCCTGAGCCTTGATTTCTCGGAGGGCTGGTGGGACTACAAAAAGAGCTTGGGAGTGAGGTCACTTGAAAAACTGGTTTCTTAACTtcctattttacaggtgagggaaCGGAGCCTGGGACCCCCGACGGTCCGCGGTGCCAACCACACTCACCGTCCTCGGGAAGGCTGGCGCCGACCCACCCAGGAGGTGCTCCCTACACGAAGGCTGCCAGGAGAGGCTAGCATTTAAGCTAAAAgagtattttccattttccagtttTGCTTTATTAAGAGACTGAATTACTTTTTAATTGGAAAAAGCATAACCCAAGAGTCAGATTCAGTCTCCTCTCACCTGAGATCTAAATACAATTGACCCAACACCCCTCCCTCATCCAGCTGGTACAAGTCCAGGCCCTCCCTAGAGCACTTCAGAATCCTACCATCACCAAAAGGGACACCCTTCTCAATTTCCACACAAAGTGCTCCCCCAGAGAGTCTCAAATGTAGGAGGCGTTATTGGAAGGTGGGTGGAGGGggattgccaaaaaaaaaaaaaaaaaaggtaaacttCAAAATAAGAACTTTAGACTTGACTCTTGCTTCTTTGAACATCCTGGCTCTTGAAAACCCCTCCATGCTTGCCATTCCCCTTTCCAGAACAGTGTCCAGCTTCTGCCGTAGTGCCAGCTCCTCTCTCCTGCTTCACTCTTCTCCTTCCCCACCCTTACCTTCAGACTCAGTGCTGCCCACTGCTG of the Tamandua tetradactyla isolate mTamTet1 chromosome 2, mTamTet1.pri, whole genome shotgun sequence genome contains:
- the TSSK3 gene encoding testis-specific serine/threonine-protein kinase 3 isoform X2; the protein is MEDFLLSNGYQLGKTIGEGTYSKVKEAFSKKHQRKVAIKIIDKMGGPEGGEQTLAEATTRNIRRQEPVPRPGREFIQRFLPRELQIVRTLDHKNIIRVYEMLESADGKIYLVMELAEGGDVFDCVLNGGPLPESRAKALFRQMVEAIRYCHGCGVAHRDLKCENALLQGFNLKLTDFGFAKVLPKSRRELSQTFCGSTAYAAPEVLQGIPHDSRKGDVWSMGVVLYVMLCASLPFDDTDIPKMLWQQQKGVSFPTHLGISAECQDLLKRLLEPDTILRPSIEEVSWHPWLANT
- the TSSK3 gene encoding testis-specific serine/threonine-protein kinase 3 isoform X1; this encodes MEDFLLSNGYQLGKTIGEGTYSKVKEAFSKKHQRKVAIKIIDKMGGPEGGEQTLAEATTRNIRRQEPVPRPGRGGKKEDPAHGKNGEFIQRFLPRELQIVRTLDHKNIIRVYEMLESADGKIYLVMELAEGGDVFDCVLNGGPLPESRAKALFRQMVEAIRYCHGCGVAHRDLKCENALLQGFNLKLTDFGFAKVLPKSRRELSQTFCGSTAYAAPEVLQGIPHDSRKGDVWSMGVVLYVMLCASLPFDDTDIPKMLWQQQKGVSFPTHLGISAECQDLLKRLLEPDTILRPSIEEVSWHPWLANT
- the TSSK3 gene encoding testis-specific serine/threonine-protein kinase 3 isoform X3, translating into MEDFLLSNGYQLGKTIGEGTYSKVKEAFSKKHQRKVAIKIIDKMGGPEEFIQRFLPRELQIVRTLDHKNIIRVYEMLESADGKIYLVMELAEGGDVFDCVLNGGPLPESRAKALFRQMVEAIRYCHGCGVAHRDLKCENALLQGFNLKLTDFGFAKVLPKSRRELSQTFCGSTAYAAPEVLQGIPHDSRKGDVWSMGVVLYVMLCASLPFDDTDIPKMLWQQQKGVSFPTHLGISAECQDLLKRLLEPDTILRPSIEEVSWHPWLANT
- the FAM229A gene encoding LOW QUALITY PROTEIN: protein FAM229A (The sequence of the model RefSeq protein was modified relative to this genomic sequence to represent the inferred CDS: inserted 1 base in 1 codon), which gives rise to MQPSPSTPEPGRAADTSPAPPGPERPLVARARAAASXLGPASATGRAPRGQDMSAQEPPRGRRFPIEAGDSPGLAAAPESQDSPEPVATEHNPVRPLRRCPGCHCLTLLHVPIDVYLAMGGSPRARAT